Proteins found in one Acidobacteriota bacterium genomic segment:
- a CDS encoding CopG family transcriptional regulator has product MKASGMVRTQIQLTESQAGELKRLAAARGVSMAEIIRQGVDAVLRSKPFPDAEERRKKALALAGMYRSGKSDVSKRHDKYLAEDFGG; this is encoded by the coding sequence ATGAAAGCATCAGGCATGGTCCGAACGCAGATCCAGCTCACGGAAAGCCAGGCGGGGGAATTGAAAAGGCTGGCGGCTGCGCGCGGGGTGTCCATGGCGGAAATCATCCGCCAGGGCGTCGACGCGGTCTTGCGGTCGAAACCGTTCCCCGACGCCGAAGAACGGCGCAAAAAGGCCCTGGCTCTGGCCGGGATGTATCGGTCGGGAAAGAGCGACGTCTCGAAGCGACACGACAAGTATCTGGCGGAAGATTTCGGCGGATGA
- a CDS encoding PIN domain-containing protein — MNIFVDTSGVYALLDADDSNHRKAKEAWSEALRPENALVTTNYILLESFALIQSRLGLDALRGFQSDMVPLLVVEWIGEDVHARAVSALLAASRKSLSLADCTSFEVMRALSLTKALSFDAHFTEQGFSRIP, encoded by the coding sequence ATGAATATTTTCGTCGACACATCGGGGGTCTATGCGCTCTTGGACGCCGACGACTCCAACCATAGGAAGGCGAAGGAGGCGTGGAGCGAAGCCCTGAGGCCCGAGAATGCGTTGGTCACAACCAATTACATCCTCCTCGAGAGCTTCGCCCTCATCCAAAGCCGCCTCGGGCTGGACGCCCTCAGGGGGTTTCAAAGCGACATGGTCCCTCTTCTCGTCGTCGAATGGATCGGGGAGGACGTTCACGCCCGCGCCGTGAGCGCGCTTCTGGCCGCTTCCCGGAAATCGCTCAGCCTGGCGGACTGCACGAGCTTCGAGGTCATGCGCGCTCTGAGCCTCACAAAAGCGCTCTCATTCGACGCTCACTTCACCGAGCAGGGCTTTTCGCGCATCCCTTAG
- a CDS encoding ATP-binding protein, with product MIRRTLEKRLRKAAGQFPVVSVTGPRQSGKTTLVRSVFPDYLYISLELPDERRFALEDPRGFLARFKEPVILDEVQRTPDLFSYIQVLVDERPDRTGRFILTGSQNFLLMQSISQSLAGRCAVLHLLPFSLAELMDREPLDLESQTSMNSVPPRFSLEEALHTGFYPRIHDRGIPARDWLPDYHQTYLERDVRNILNVGDMEAFGRFVRLCAGRSGGLLNLSGLGSDCGISHATARRWLSVLEASFIVMLLRPHHDNFGKRQVKSPKLYFLDTGLLCSLLQIESPDHLAHRAERGAVFESFVASELVKNFLHRGHRPALGFWRDSAGHEVDFIVELGNRRIPIEAKSAKTAASDFFDMLHFWGRLAGDDKASATPGVLIYGGDQVFVRAGVRVVPWFAL from the coding sequence ATGATTCGACGAACTCTTGAAAAACGCCTGCGTAAGGCCGCCGGCCAGTTTCCCGTTGTGAGTGTGACCGGGCCTCGTCAGTCCGGCAAAACAACTCTTGTCAGATCCGTCTTTCCCGACTATCTCTACATATCCCTTGAACTCCCCGATGAGCGGCGTTTTGCCCTGGAGGATCCGCGCGGCTTCCTGGCTCGGTTCAAAGAACCGGTTATCCTCGACGAAGTCCAGAGAACCCCCGATCTTTTCTCCTATATCCAGGTCCTTGTCGACGAACGGCCCGATCGAACCGGCCGGTTCATCTTGACCGGGTCGCAGAATTTCCTCCTGATGCAGAGCATCTCCCAGTCGCTGGCCGGCCGTTGCGCCGTTCTCCACCTGCTGCCGTTTTCCCTGGCGGAATTGATGGATCGGGAACCCCTTGACCTGGAGTCCCAGACATCGATGAACTCCGTCCCACCTCGCTTCAGCCTGGAGGAGGCGCTCCATACCGGCTTTTATCCCCGAATCCACGATCGGGGGATTCCGGCGCGCGATTGGCTCCCGGACTATCACCAGACATACCTGGAACGGGACGTCCGGAACATCCTCAATGTCGGGGACATGGAAGCTTTCGGCAGATTCGTCCGCCTGTGCGCCGGGCGAAGCGGCGGCCTGCTCAACCTTTCCGGCCTCGGGTCCGATTGCGGCATCTCCCACGCGACCGCCCGGCGGTGGCTGTCCGTTCTCGAGGCGAGCTTCATCGTCATGCTCCTGCGGCCCCACCACGATAATTTCGGAAAACGCCAGGTCAAGAGCCCGAAATTATATTTCCTGGACACCGGTCTCCTGTGCTCGCTGCTCCAGATCGAATCGCCGGATCATCTCGCCCACCGGGCCGAGCGCGGCGCCGTTTTCGAAAGCTTTGTCGCCTCCGAACTCGTCAAGAATTTCCTGCATCGCGGACACAGGCCGGCCCTCGGATTCTGGCGGGATTCCGCCGGGCATGAGGTCGATTTCATCGTCGAGCTTGGAAACAGGCGGATTCCCATCGAGGCCAAATCCGCGAAGACCGCGGCCTCCGATTTCTTCGACATGCTGCATTTCTGGGGGAGACTCGCCGGTGACGACAAGGCATCCGCAACTCCAGGTGTTCTCATTTACGGCGGGGATCAAGTCTTCGTCCGGGCGGGCGTCAGGGTGGTTCCCTGGTTCGCTCTTTAG
- a CDS encoding ATP-binding protein: protein MKRIHEAWKKRPIVWLAGVRRVGKTTLARMLADTVHLNCDLPSDARRLEDPELFLGAQTKGAVVVLDEIHRLPDPSRILKIAADVYPQLRILATGSSTLAATRKFRDTLTGRKVVIHLSPVLWSECRDDFGIADLDQRLHYGGLPEFLLSPVKDESLFSEWMDSFYARDIQELFAVRERAGFLNLFRLLLRQSGGLADYSALSRECDISRQTVKTYLEALSIACAVIAVSPFHGGGRQELVKRPKVYGFDTGFVAYARGWTDIRDDDRGLLWEHLVLDSLRAKTGGEGLHHWRDKSGREVDFVVRRGREVDAVECKINPDRFDAASLAVFREAYPRGRNLLVCPGVDEPYERRIKGLVVRVVGTQALME, encoded by the coding sequence GTGAAGCGAATTCATGAGGCCTGGAAAAAGCGGCCGATCGTTTGGCTGGCCGGAGTCCGCCGAGTCGGGAAAACCACTCTGGCGCGGATGTTGGCGGACACCGTCCATCTCAACTGCGATCTCCCCTCCGACGCGAGGCGTTTGGAAGACCCGGAGCTTTTCCTGGGTGCCCAGACGAAGGGAGCCGTTGTTGTCTTAGACGAGATCCACCGGCTTCCCGATCCCAGCCGCATTCTGAAAATTGCAGCCGATGTCTATCCGCAACTTCGCATCCTGGCCACAGGTTCGTCCACTCTGGCTGCGACGCGAAAGTTCAGAGATACGTTGACGGGTCGGAAGGTCGTCATTCATCTTTCGCCTGTGCTCTGGAGCGAATGTCGGGACGACTTCGGGATCGCCGACCTTGACCAGCGGCTCCATTACGGCGGACTTCCTGAATTTCTTCTGAGTCCGGTAAAGGACGAATCCCTGTTTTCCGAGTGGATGGACAGTTTCTATGCGAGAGATATTCAGGAGCTTTTTGCCGTGCGCGAACGGGCGGGCTTCCTCAACCTTTTCCGTCTTCTTCTCAGACAAAGCGGCGGTCTGGCGGACTATTCGGCGCTCTCGCGGGAATGCGACATCAGCCGTCAGACGGTCAAGACCTATCTGGAAGCCCTGAGCATCGCTTGCGCCGTCATTGCCGTATCTCCCTTTCACGGCGGAGGAAGACAGGAGCTCGTGAAACGGCCTAAGGTTTACGGATTCGACACCGGTTTCGTGGCCTACGCCCGGGGATGGACGGACATCCGGGACGATGACCGGGGTCTTCTGTGGGAACACCTGGTGCTCGACAGCCTGAGAGCCAAGACGGGCGGTGAAGGGCTGCATCACTGGAGAGACAAATCCGGCCGGGAGGTGGATTTTGTCGTCCGCCGCGGGCGGGAGGTCGACGCCGTCGAATGCAAAATCAATCCCGACCGTTTCGATGCGGCATCGCTGGCCGTCTTCCGCGAAGCCTATCCGCGCGGGAGGAATCTTCTTGTGTGTCCGGGCGTCGACGAGCCTTATGAGCGGCGGATCAAAGGCCTCGTGGTCCGCGTCGTCGGGACGCAAGCTCTCATGGAGTGA